A genome region from Tautonia marina includes the following:
- a CDS encoding GDSL-type esterase/lipase family protein: MWALVRSLSMNVAVAAMPGLVRKASMLPLGVGAVGDSYTDEYRFYEPDRATALSWVEILALTRSLNFGPFSLDDLGPPRHRGFAYNWAQSGATSDDALVAGQHTGLAEQIGEGLVDLAFVFLGGNDFIEATDADRPWLDATEVGRQASANLNTIVSTLLDASPSVRVVLATVPGLRGLPEIRLGLANGTIDPQRLDALSVALRRFNASLRAIVRREARVGLADLEFEARVAETILPRFVTVGGRRLDRLVTGNGTGHLFLADGRHIGTIGQGLIAQRLVRSAFVHFGFGIPPLSHREIVSLADSLAPTAETELTLAHPEQG, from the coding sequence ATGTGGGCCCTGGTCCGATCGCTCTCGATGAATGTCGCGGTGGCGGCCATGCCGGGCCTCGTGCGCAAGGCGTCGATGCTCCCTCTGGGCGTTGGGGCCGTGGGCGATAGTTACACCGACGAGTATCGGTTTTACGAACCCGACCGCGCCACCGCCCTGAGCTGGGTCGAAATTCTCGCCCTGACGCGATCGCTAAATTTCGGCCCCTTTTCGCTCGACGACCTCGGTCCCCCTCGCCACCGAGGCTTTGCCTACAACTGGGCTCAGAGCGGCGCGACCTCCGACGACGCCCTGGTCGCCGGCCAGCACACCGGCCTGGCCGAGCAAATCGGCGAGGGGCTGGTTGATCTGGCCTTCGTCTTTCTCGGCGGGAACGATTTCATTGAGGCGACCGACGCCGACCGCCCCTGGCTCGACGCCACCGAGGTTGGCCGACAGGCTTCGGCCAACCTGAACACCATTGTCTCCACCTTGCTCGACGCGTCTCCCTCGGTCCGAGTCGTCCTGGCCACGGTCCCCGGCCTGCGCGGCTTGCCCGAAATCCGTCTGGGCCTGGCCAATGGAACGATCGACCCTCAGCGGCTCGATGCCCTCTCCGTCGCCTTGCGTCGCTTCAATGCCTCGCTCCGCGCCATCGTCCGCCGAGAAGCTCGCGTCGGTCTGGCGGATCTGGAGTTCGAGGCCCGCGTGGCCGAAACCATCTTGCCCCGCTTCGTCACCGTCGGGGGCCGCCGCCTCGATCGCCTGGTGACGGGGAACGGCACCGGACACCTGTTTCTGGCCGACGGTCGGCACATCGGTACGATCGGTCAGGGCTTGATCGCGCAGCGGCTCGTCCGCTCGGCCTTTGTCCACTTCGGCTTCGGTATCCCCCCGCTTTCCCACCGCGAGATCGTCTCCCTCGCCGACAGCCTCGCCCCGACGGCCGAAACCGAGCTGACCCTCGCCCACCCCGAGCAGGGCTGA
- a CDS encoding 1-deoxy-D-xylulose-5-phosphate reductoisomerase, with translation MADPKNIVILGSTGSIGRSTLDVLEHDEGRRLRAAGLAAHSSWQRLIEQAQRHRPRWVALTDPASAAQVDGQLRGTDTELWTGRDGLVRMVQQPEVDTVVSAIVGAAGLESTWAALEAGKAVALANKETLVVGGSLITELARERNAPLLPVDSEHSAIFQCLRSGTPREVRRVILTSSGGPFRGKTRRDLEGVTREQALNHPTWKMGPKITIDSATLMNKALEVIEARWLFDLTPDQIEVVVHPESIVHSMVEFVDGSVIAQLSPPDMKLPIQYALNYPDRVEGPSPRLDLTRSWDLHFEPPDRETFPCLELGFEVMRRGGTAGAALNAANEAAVSRFLDGTLAFLDIPRACRAALEHHDYDPRPSLQTLERVDAWARQEVARWIP, from the coding sequence ATGGCCGATCCGAAAAACATCGTCATCCTGGGCTCGACCGGATCGATCGGCCGCAGCACGCTCGACGTGCTGGAGCACGACGAGGGGCGTCGTCTCCGCGCCGCCGGCCTGGCCGCGCATTCGAGTTGGCAACGCCTGATCGAACAGGCCCAGCGCCACCGCCCGCGATGGGTCGCCCTGACCGACCCCGCCTCGGCGGCCCAGGTCGATGGCCAGCTTCGCGGGACCGACACGGAACTCTGGACCGGCCGAGATGGGCTCGTCCGCATGGTCCAGCAACCCGAGGTCGATACGGTCGTCTCGGCGATCGTAGGCGCCGCCGGGCTCGAAAGCACCTGGGCGGCCCTGGAGGCCGGCAAGGCCGTCGCCCTGGCGAACAAGGAAACCCTGGTCGTCGGCGGCTCGCTCATCACCGAGCTGGCCCGCGAGCGCAACGCCCCGCTGTTGCCGGTCGATAGCGAACACTCGGCCATTTTCCAGTGCTTGCGATCCGGCACCCCCCGAGAGGTCCGCCGCGTCATCCTCACCTCCTCCGGCGGCCCCTTCCGCGGCAAGACGCGCCGAGACCTCGAAGGCGTGACCCGCGAACAGGCCCTCAACCATCCGACCTGGAAGATGGGACCGAAGATCACGATCGACTCGGCCACCTTGATGAACAAGGCTCTTGAGGTTATCGAGGCCCGCTGGCTCTTTGATCTGACTCCTGATCAGATTGAGGTCGTCGTTCATCCCGAAAGCATCGTGCACTCGATGGTCGAGTTCGTCGACGGTAGCGTGATCGCCCAGCTTTCGCCGCCCGATATGAAGCTGCCGATCCAGTACGCCCTGAACTACCCCGACCGGGTCGAAGGCCCCAGCCCGCGCCTCGACTTGACCCGATCGTGGGACCTGCACTTTGAACCCCCCGACCGTGAGACGTTCCCCTGCCTGGAACTCGGATTCGAGGTCATGCGACGCGGCGGCACTGCCGGCGCGGCCTTGAACGCGGCGAACGAGGCGGCCGTCAGCCGCTTCCTCGACGGCACACTCGCCTTTCTCGACATTCCTCGCGCCTGTCGGGCGGCGCTGGAGCATCACGACTATGACCCACGGCCCTCGCTCCAGACGTTGGAGCGGGTCGATGCCTGGGCCCGTCAGGAGGTCGCGCGTTGGATACCTTGA